A portion of the Burkholderia pseudomultivorans genome contains these proteins:
- the acpP gene encoding acyl carrier protein, whose protein sequence is MDNIEQRVKKIVAEQLGVAEAEIKNEASFVNDLGADSLDTVELVMALEDEFGMEIPDEEAEKITTVQQAIDYARANVKA, encoded by the coding sequence ATGGACAACATCGAACAACGTGTCAAGAAGATCGTCGCCGAACAACTGGGCGTCGCGGAAGCCGAGATCAAGAACGAAGCTTCGTTCGTGAACGACCTGGGCGCCGACTCGCTCGACACCGTCGAACTGGTGATGGCTCTCGAAGACGAGTTCGGCATGGAAATTCCGGACGAGGAAGCGGAGAAGATCACGACGGTTCAGCAAGCGATCGACTACGCTCGCGCGAACGTCAAGGCGTAA
- a CDS encoding glutaredoxin family protein, whose protein sequence is MFTLYGRGWCHLCDDMRDALAPLAAEFGVAVDHVDIDADPALVARYDEDVPVLLLDGVEVCRHRFDDAKVRAALALRR, encoded by the coding sequence ATGTTTACGCTCTACGGCCGCGGCTGGTGCCACCTGTGCGACGACATGCGCGACGCGCTGGCGCCGCTGGCGGCCGAGTTCGGCGTTGCGGTCGACCATGTCGACATCGATGCCGATCCGGCGCTCGTCGCCCGCTACGACGAGGACGTGCCGGTGCTGCTGCTGGACGGGGTGGAGGTGTGCCGCCACCGGTTCGACGACGCGAAGGTGCGGGCCGCGCTGGCGCTCCGGCGCTGA
- the fabG gene encoding 3-oxoacyl-ACP reductase FabG encodes MEKTLDKQVAIVTGASRGIGRAIALELARAGATVIGTATSESGAAAITAAFAEAGVTGRGAVLNVNDAAAAEALIDATVKEFGALHVLVNNAGITQDQLAMRMKDEDWDAVIDTNLKSVFRLSRAVLRPMMKARGGRIINITSVVGSAGNPGQANYAAAKAGVAGMTRALAREIGSRGITVNCVAPGFIDTDMTKTLPEEQQAALKTQIPLGRLGSPEDIAHAVAFLASPQAGYITGTTLHVNGGMYMS; translated from the coding sequence ATGGAAAAGACTCTCGATAAACAGGTTGCGATCGTGACCGGCGCATCGCGCGGCATCGGCCGGGCGATCGCGCTCGAACTGGCGCGCGCGGGCGCGACGGTGATCGGCACGGCGACGAGCGAGTCGGGCGCAGCCGCGATCACCGCGGCGTTCGCGGAAGCGGGCGTGACGGGCCGCGGCGCGGTGCTGAACGTCAACGACGCGGCGGCGGCCGAAGCGCTGATCGACGCGACCGTGAAGGAGTTCGGCGCGCTGCACGTGCTCGTCAACAACGCCGGCATCACGCAGGACCAACTCGCGATGCGGATGAAGGACGAGGACTGGGACGCGGTGATCGACACCAACCTGAAGTCGGTGTTCCGCCTGTCGCGCGCGGTGCTGCGCCCGATGATGAAGGCGCGCGGCGGCCGCATCATCAACATCACGTCGGTGGTCGGCTCGGCCGGCAACCCGGGCCAGGCGAACTACGCGGCCGCGAAGGCCGGCGTCGCGGGCATGACGCGCGCGCTCGCACGCGAGATCGGCAGCCGCGGCATCACCGTGAACTGCGTCGCGCCGGGCTTCATCGACACCGACATGACGAAGACGCTGCCGGAAGAACAGCAGGCCGCGCTCAAGACCCAGATTCCGCTCGGCCGCCTCGGCAGCCCGGAGGACATCGCCCATGCCGTCGCGTTCCTCGCATCGCCGCAGGCCGGTTACATTACCGGCACGACGCTGCACGTGAACGGCGGCATGTACATGTCGTAA
- the fabD gene encoding ACP S-malonyltransferase, which produces MKFAFVFPGQGSQSVGMLNAFADLAVVRETLQEASDALNQDLGKLIAEGPAEELNLTTNTQPVMLTAAYACYRAWQQAGGPAPSIVAGHSLGEYTALVAAGAIAFRDAVPLVRFRAQAMQTAVPVGQGGMAAILGLDDDTVRAVCAEASSEGVVEAVNFNAPAQVVIAGAKAAVEKACEVAKAKGAKRALPLPVSAPFHSSLLKPASDQLRDYLASVDVKAPQIPVVNNIDVAVVADPAAIKDALVRQAAGPVRWVECVQHIAGTGVTHVIECGPGKVLAGLTKRIDGNLTGASVFDPASLDEALKLATA; this is translated from the coding sequence ATGAAATTTGCATTCGTTTTTCCGGGGCAGGGCTCGCAGTCGGTCGGCATGCTCAACGCATTCGCCGATCTGGCCGTGGTGCGCGAGACGCTCCAGGAAGCGTCCGATGCGCTCAACCAGGACCTCGGCAAGCTGATCGCCGAAGGTCCGGCCGAAGAACTGAATCTCACCACCAACACCCAGCCCGTGATGCTGACGGCCGCGTATGCGTGCTACCGCGCGTGGCAGCAGGCGGGCGGCCCGGCGCCGTCGATCGTCGCGGGCCACAGCCTCGGCGAATACACGGCGCTCGTCGCCGCGGGCGCGATCGCGTTCCGCGACGCGGTGCCGCTCGTGCGGTTCCGCGCGCAGGCGATGCAGACGGCCGTGCCGGTCGGCCAGGGCGGCATGGCCGCGATCCTCGGCCTCGACGACGACACGGTGCGCGCGGTCTGCGCGGAAGCGTCGAGCGAAGGCGTCGTGGAGGCGGTCAACTTCAACGCGCCGGCGCAGGTCGTGATCGCGGGCGCGAAGGCGGCCGTCGAGAAGGCCTGCGAAGTCGCGAAGGCGAAGGGCGCGAAGCGCGCGCTGCCGCTGCCGGTGTCGGCGCCGTTCCATTCGTCGCTGCTGAAGCCGGCGTCGGATCAGCTGCGCGACTATCTCGCCAGCGTCGACGTGAAGGCGCCGCAGATTCCGGTGGTCAACAATATCGACGTCGCGGTGGTCGCCGATCCGGCCGCGATCAAGGATGCGCTGGTGCGCCAGGCCGCAGGTCCGGTGCGCTGGGTCGAATGCGTGCAGCACATCGCGGGCACGGGCGTCACGCACGTGATCGAGTGCGGCCCGGGCAAGGTGCTCGCCGGCCTGACGAAGCGCATCGACGGCAACCTGACGGGCGCGTCGGTGTTCGACCCGGCGTCGCTCGACGAAGCGCTCAAGCTGGCGACCGCGTAA
- the rpoE gene encoding RNA polymerase sigma factor RpoE produces the protein MSEKEIDQALVERVQKGDKAAFELLVSKYHRKIIRLISRLVRDPAEVEDVAQDAFIKAYRALPQFRGESAFYTWLYRIAVNTAKNYLATQGRRAPTSTEADAEEAETFSDADQLRDINTPESMLMSKQIAETVNTAMAALPEELRQAITLREIEGLSYEEIAEMMGCPIGTVRSRIFRAREAIAAKLRPLLDTPEGKRW, from the coding sequence GTGAGTGAAAAAGAAATCGATCAGGCTCTGGTCGAGCGCGTACAGAAGGGCGACAAGGCGGCGTTCGAACTCCTGGTCTCCAAATACCACCGCAAGATCATCCGGCTGATCTCGCGCCTCGTGCGGGATCCCGCCGAGGTCGAGGATGTGGCCCAGGACGCGTTCATCAAGGCGTATCGTGCGCTGCCGCAATTTCGCGGCGAGTCCGCGTTCTACACGTGGTTGTACCGGATTGCCGTCAATACGGCGAAGAACTACCTTGCGACGCAGGGTCGCCGGGCGCCGACCTCCACCGAGGCCGATGCCGAGGAAGCGGAAACTTTCTCCGACGCAGACCAACTAAGGGATATCAACACGCCTGAGTCGATGTTGATGAGCAAGCAGATTGCCGAGACGGTCAACACTGCAATGGCCGCCTTGCCCGAGGAATTGCGCCAGGCGATCACGCTGCGCGAGATCGAAGGGCTGAGCTACGAGGAAATCGCGGAAATGATGGGCTGTCCGATCGGGACGGTCCGGTCGCGAATTTTCCGGGCGCGCGAGGCAATCGCTGCGAAATTGCGTCCGCTGCTCGATACGCCTGAAGGCAAGCGCTGGTAA
- the fabF gene encoding beta-ketoacyl-ACP synthase II, producing MSRRRVVVTGLGLISPVGNNVADGWANLVAGKSGIATVTKFDASNLACHFAGEVKGFSAEEYIPAKEARNMDTFIHYGIAAGVQALKDSGLEVTEANAERIGVLVGSGIGGLPMIEDTHQTYVDRGARRISPFFVPGSIINMISGHLSIMFGLKGPNLGAVTACTTGLHSIGLAARLIQAGDADVMVAGGAESTVSPLGIGGFAAARALSTRNDDPATASRPWDKDRDGFVLGEGSGVMVLEEYEAAKARGAKIYAEVAGFGMTGDAYHMTAPNMDGPRRCMVAALRDAGVNPDEVQYLNAHGTSTPLGDKNESDAVKAAFGEHAYKMVVNSTKSMTGHLLGGAGGLESVFSVLALHNNVSPPTINIFNQDPECDLDYCANTARDMKIDVAVKNNFGFGGTNGTLVFKRV from the coding sequence GTGAGCCGCCGTCGTGTTGTCGTTACAGGCCTGGGGCTGATTTCGCCTGTTGGCAATAATGTTGCCGACGGCTGGGCCAATCTCGTCGCCGGCAAGTCCGGTATCGCCACCGTCACCAAGTTCGATGCGTCGAACCTCGCCTGCCATTTCGCGGGCGAAGTGAAGGGTTTCAGCGCCGAGGAGTACATCCCGGCGAAGGAAGCCCGCAACATGGATACGTTCATCCATTACGGCATCGCGGCCGGCGTCCAGGCGCTGAAGGACAGCGGGCTGGAAGTGACCGAAGCCAATGCGGAGCGCATCGGCGTGCTGGTCGGCTCGGGCATCGGCGGCCTGCCGATGATCGAGGACACGCACCAGACCTACGTCGATCGCGGCGCGCGCCGCATTTCGCCGTTCTTCGTGCCGGGTTCGATCATCAACATGATCTCGGGCCACCTGAGCATCATGTTCGGCCTGAAGGGCCCGAACCTCGGCGCCGTGACGGCGTGCACGACCGGCCTGCACAGCATCGGCCTCGCGGCGCGCCTGATCCAGGCCGGCGACGCCGACGTGATGGTCGCGGGCGGCGCCGAATCGACGGTGTCGCCGCTCGGCATCGGTGGTTTCGCCGCGGCTCGCGCGCTGTCGACCCGCAACGACGATCCGGCCACCGCGTCCCGTCCGTGGGACAAGGACCGCGACGGCTTCGTGCTGGGCGAAGGCTCCGGCGTGATGGTGCTCGAAGAGTACGAAGCGGCGAAGGCGCGCGGCGCGAAGATCTACGCGGAAGTCGCGGGCTTCGGCATGACCGGCGACGCGTACCACATGACCGCGCCGAACATGGACGGCCCGCGCCGCTGCATGGTCGCGGCGCTGCGCGACGCCGGCGTGAACCCGGACGAGGTCCAGTACCTGAACGCGCACGGCACGTCGACGCCGCTGGGCGACAAGAACGAGTCCGACGCGGTGAAGGCGGCCTTCGGCGAGCATGCGTACAAGATGGTCGTGAACTCGACGAAGTCGATGACGGGTCACCTGCTGGGTGGCGCGGGCGGCCTCGAGTCGGTGTTCTCGGTGCTGGCGCTGCACAACAACGTGTCGCCGCCGACCATCAACATCTTCAACCAGGACCCGGAGTGCGATCTCGATTACTGCGCGAACACCGCGCGTGACATGAAGATCGACGTCGCCGTGAAGAACAACTTCGGCTTCGGCGGGACCAACGGCACGCTGGTGTTCAAGCGCGTCTGA
- a CDS encoding sigma-E factor negative regulatory protein has product MGSVNTQSQACSRGERLSALVDGEMFDGPDHGQFLAELDRADRAAWAHYHLIGDALRSDELALSPALSATFTARMSAALEAEPHLLAPAARKPAARTLLSLRRRVVPAFAVAAAAATLTWIVVPQMQTAGAPGAVQVASVGAPQNGSLQRVTVAQASAQPGLQDVNIIRDASLDQYLEAHQQFAQQPVVTGSMPLIRAAVTTTPGQ; this is encoded by the coding sequence ATGGGGTCGGTCAATACGCAGTCGCAAGCGTGCTCGCGCGGCGAGCGCCTTTCCGCTCTGGTCGACGGCGAAATGTTCGACGGCCCGGATCACGGGCAGTTTCTGGCTGAGCTCGACCGCGCGGATCGCGCTGCGTGGGCCCATTACCACCTGATCGGCGATGCGCTGCGCTCGGACGAGCTCGCGCTGTCGCCCGCGTTGAGCGCGACGTTCACGGCGCGCATGTCGGCGGCGCTCGAAGCCGAGCCGCACCTGCTCGCGCCGGCCGCGCGCAAGCCGGCCGCCCGGACGCTGCTGTCGCTGCGCCGGCGCGTCGTGCCGGCGTTCGCAGTGGCTGCGGCGGCGGCCACGCTGACCTGGATCGTCGTCCCGCAGATGCAGACGGCCGGTGCGCCGGGCGCGGTGCAGGTCGCATCGGTCGGCGCGCCGCAAAACGGCAGCCTGCAGCGCGTGACGGTTGCGCAGGCATCGGCCCAGCCGGGCCTGCAGGACGTCAACATCATCCGCGACGCGAGCCTCGACCAATATCTTGAAGCGCACCAGCAATTCGCGCAGCAGCCCGTCGTCACGGGTTCGATGCCGCTGATCCGCGCAGCCGTGACCACCACGCCAGGCCAATAA
- the lepA gene encoding translation elongation factor 4: MDHIRNFSIIAHIDHGKSTLADRIIQVCGGLADREMEAQVLDSMDIERERGITIKAQTAALSYRARDGKVYNLNLIDTPGHVDFSYEVSRSLSACEGALLVVDASQGVEAQTVANCYTAIELGVEVVPVLNKIDLPAANPENAIEEIEDVIGIDATDATRCSAKTGLGVEDVLEALIAKVPPPKGDPDAPLQALIIDSWFDNYVGVVMLVRIVNGTLRPKDKIKLMATGAQYPVEHIGVFTPKSRNLESLSAGQVGFIIAGIKELTAAKVGDTVTHATKAAVEPLPGFKEVKPQVFAGLYPVEANQYDALRESLEKLKLNDASLQYEPEVSQALGFGFRCGFLGLLHMEIVQERLEREFDMDLITTAPTVVYEVVQSDGSTIMVENPAKMPEPARIAEIREPIVTVNLYMPQDYVGSVITLCEQKRGSQINMQYHGRQVQLTYEIPMAEIVLDFFDRLKSVSRGYASMDYEFKEYRTSDVVKVDMLINGDKVDALSIIVHRSQSQYRGREVAAKMREIIPRQMYDVAIQAAIGAHIVARENIKALRKNVLAKCYGGDITRKKKLLEKQKEGKKRMKQVGSVEIPQEAFLAILRVEDK; this comes from the coding sequence ATGGATCATATTCGCAATTTCTCGATCATCGCGCACATCGACCATGGCAAGTCGACGCTCGCGGATCGCATCATCCAGGTCTGCGGCGGGCTCGCCGACCGTGAAATGGAAGCGCAGGTGCTCGACTCGATGGACATCGAGCGCGAGCGCGGCATCACGATCAAGGCGCAGACGGCCGCATTGTCGTATCGCGCACGCGACGGCAAGGTCTACAACCTGAACCTGATCGATACGCCGGGGCACGTCGACTTCTCGTACGAGGTCAGCCGCTCGCTGTCCGCATGCGAAGGCGCGCTGCTCGTCGTCGATGCGAGCCAGGGCGTCGAGGCGCAGACGGTCGCGAACTGCTACACGGCGATCGAGCTCGGCGTCGAGGTCGTGCCGGTGCTGAACAAGATCGACCTGCCGGCCGCGAACCCCGAGAACGCGATCGAGGAGATCGAGGACGTGATCGGCATCGACGCGACCGATGCGACGCGCTGCAGCGCGAAGACGGGCCTCGGCGTCGAGGACGTGCTCGAAGCGCTGATCGCGAAGGTGCCGCCGCCGAAGGGCGACCCCGACGCGCCGCTGCAGGCGCTGATCATCGACTCGTGGTTCGACAACTACGTCGGCGTCGTGATGCTGGTGCGCATCGTCAACGGCACGCTGCGTCCGAAGGACAAGATCAAGCTGATGGCGACCGGCGCGCAGTACCCGGTCGAGCACATCGGCGTGTTCACGCCGAAGTCGCGCAATCTCGAATCGCTGTCGGCGGGGCAGGTGGGCTTCATCATCGCCGGCATCAAGGAGCTGACGGCCGCGAAGGTCGGCGATACCGTCACGCACGCGACCAAGGCCGCCGTCGAGCCGCTGCCGGGCTTCAAGGAAGTGAAGCCGCAGGTGTTCGCGGGCCTGTATCCGGTCGAGGCGAACCAGTACGACGCGCTGCGCGAATCGCTCGAGAAGCTGAAGCTCAACGACGCATCGCTGCAGTACGAGCCCGAAGTGTCGCAGGCGCTCGGCTTCGGCTTCCGCTGCGGCTTCCTCGGCCTGCTGCACATGGAAATCGTGCAGGAGCGGCTCGAGCGCGAGTTCGACATGGATCTGATCACGACCGCGCCGACGGTCGTCTACGAGGTCGTGCAAAGCGACGGCTCGACGATCATGGTCGAGAACCCGGCGAAGATGCCGGAGCCGGCGCGCATCGCCGAGATCCGCGAGCCGATCGTCACCGTGAACCTGTACATGCCGCAGGACTACGTCGGCTCGGTGATCACGCTGTGCGAACAGAAGCGCGGCTCGCAGATCAACATGCAGTATCACGGCCGCCAGGTGCAGCTCACGTACGAGATCCCGATGGCCGAGATCGTGCTCGACTTCTTCGATCGCCTGAAGTCGGTGTCGCGCGGCTATGCGTCGATGGACTACGAGTTCAAGGAATACCGCACGTCGGATGTCGTGAAGGTCGACATGCTGATCAACGGCGACAAGGTCGACGCGCTGTCGATCATCGTGCACCGTTCGCAGTCGCAGTATCGCGGCCGCGAAGTGGCCGCGAAAATGCGCGAGATCATTCCGCGCCAGATGTACGACGTGGCGATCCAGGCCGCGATCGGCGCGCACATCGTCGCGCGCGAGAACATCAAGGCGCTGCGCAAGAACGTGCTCGCGAAGTGCTACGGCGGCGACATCACGCGCAAGAAGAAACTGCTCGAGAAGCAGAAGGAAGGCAAGAAACGCATGAAGCAGGTGGGTTCGGTCGAGATCCCGCAGGAGGCGTTCCTCGCGATCTTGCGCGTCGAAGACAAATAA
- a CDS encoding MucB/RseB C-terminal domain-containing protein: MRTLQLNHAISGWKRLPALLLCAAALLSVQSLPASAQQPDDPVATRKGAADWLDRIQQAAQQQNYEGTFVYQRGGYVQSSRIAHVASRDGEFERIETLDGKPRKVLRHNDELYTFVPERKLCVVERRQTRDSFPALLGASGEHVMSVYDAKLLGKDRVAGIDAQVVELVPKDAYRFTYKLWADARTGLLLRSQTLDADDHVLEQIAFSQLQTGGATGDRNAIAAGMRNLAGWTVVRPPVATVDMEAQGWQLAPGVAGFQKIREVRRPMAARDPGDPPIAVDQAVFTDGLATISVFVEPAEKNTRKEGAGSTGATHVLVKRRGDYWITVLGEVPPATLQQFASAIEYKASK, encoded by the coding sequence ATGCGGACATTGCAGTTGAATCACGCCATCTCCGGATGGAAGCGGCTGCCGGCCCTCCTGCTTTGCGCAGCCGCCCTGTTGTCCGTTCAATCCCTTCCTGCCAGCGCCCAGCAACCGGACGATCCCGTCGCGACCCGCAAGGGCGCCGCGGACTGGCTCGACCGCATCCAGCAGGCCGCGCAGCAGCAGAACTACGAAGGGACGTTCGTTTACCAGCGCGGCGGGTACGTGCAGTCGTCGCGCATCGCGCACGTCGCGTCCCGCGACGGCGAGTTCGAGCGGATCGAGACGCTCGACGGCAAGCCGCGCAAGGTGCTGCGGCATAACGACGAGCTGTATACGTTCGTGCCGGAGCGCAAGCTGTGCGTGGTCGAGCGCCGCCAGACCCGCGATTCGTTCCCCGCGCTGCTCGGCGCGAGCGGCGAGCACGTGATGTCGGTCTACGACGCGAAGCTGCTCGGCAAGGATCGCGTGGCCGGCATCGACGCGCAGGTCGTCGAACTCGTGCCGAAAGACGCTTACCGCTTTACCTACAAGCTGTGGGCCGACGCCCGCACCGGGCTGCTGCTGCGCTCGCAGACGCTCGACGCGGACGATCACGTGCTCGAGCAGATCGCGTTCTCGCAGCTGCAGACGGGCGGCGCGACCGGCGACCGGAACGCGATCGCGGCCGGCATGCGCAATCTCGCCGGCTGGACGGTGGTGCGGCCGCCGGTGGCGACGGTCGACATGGAAGCGCAGGGCTGGCAGCTCGCGCCGGGCGTCGCCGGCTTCCAGAAGATTCGCGAGGTGCGCCGGCCGATGGCCGCGCGCGACCCGGGCGATCCGCCGATCGCAGTCGACCAGGCCGTGTTCACCGACGGCCTCGCGACGATCTCCGTGTTCGTCGAACCGGCCGAAAAGAATACGCGCAAGGAAGGCGCGGGTAGTACCGGCGCAACGCACGTGCTCGTGAAGCGCCGCGGCGACTACTGGATCACCGTGCTCGGCGAAGTGCCGCCGGCCACGTTGCAGCAGTTCGCGTCTGCCATAGAATACAAGGCTTCCAAGTAA
- a CDS encoding DegQ family serine endoprotease: MMKPTLRNWFAAAALSACLPLASHPAAAAPTAAAAASLPDFADLVEKVGPAVVNIRTTANVPTAGPRGGLPPGFDNGDMSEFFRRFFGIPLPQAPGNNPKNAPAPDNPPDIEQNRGVGSGFIVSADGYVMTNAHVVDDADTIYVTLTDKREFKAKLIGVDDRTDVAVVKIQASNLPVVAIGDSNKVRVGEWVVAIGSPFGLDNTVTAGIVSSKSRNTGDYLPFIQTDVAVNPGNSGGPLINMQGEVIGINSQIYSRTGGFMGISFAIPIDEAMRVADQLKATGKVTRGRIAVAIGEVTKDVADSIGLPKAEGALVSSVEPGGPADKAGIQPGDIILKFNGRSVDAASDLPRMVGDTKPGTKATVTVWRKGQSRDVPIVIAETPSDTTAKADQRKSTPQKPRQSNALGLTVSDLSADQLKTLKLKNGVQVDGVDGPASRAGLQRGDIVLRVGDTDITSAKQFADVTSQLDPQKPVAVLVRRGDNTQYVPVRPRQK, from the coding sequence ATGATGAAACCCACGCTGCGCAACTGGTTTGCGGCGGCGGCGCTGTCTGCCTGCCTGCCGCTCGCGTCGCATCCCGCCGCGGCGGCCCCCACTGCGGCCGCCGCTGCCAGCCTGCCCGATTTCGCCGACCTCGTCGAAAAGGTCGGGCCGGCTGTCGTGAACATCCGCACCACCGCCAACGTGCCGACCGCCGGCCCGCGCGGCGGCTTGCCGCCGGGTTTCGACAACGGCGACATGTCGGAATTCTTCCGGCGCTTCTTCGGCATTCCGCTGCCGCAGGCGCCCGGCAATAATCCGAAAAACGCGCCCGCACCCGACAATCCGCCCGACATCGAGCAGAATCGCGGCGTCGGCTCGGGCTTCATCGTATCGGCCGACGGCTACGTGATGACCAATGCGCACGTCGTCGACGATGCGGACACCATCTACGTGACGCTCACCGACAAGCGCGAATTCAAGGCGAAGCTGATCGGCGTCGACGACCGCACGGACGTCGCCGTCGTGAAGATCCAGGCGTCGAACCTGCCGGTCGTCGCGATCGGCGATTCGAACAAGGTGCGCGTGGGCGAATGGGTCGTCGCGATCGGTTCGCCGTTCGGCCTCGACAATACGGTCACGGCCGGCATCGTCAGCTCCAAGAGCCGCAACACCGGCGACTACCTGCCGTTCATCCAGACCGACGTCGCGGTGAACCCCGGCAACTCGGGCGGCCCGCTCATCAACATGCAGGGCGAGGTGATCGGCATCAACTCGCAGATCTACAGCCGCACCGGCGGCTTCATGGGCATCTCGTTCGCGATCCCGATCGACGAGGCGATGCGCGTGGCCGACCAGCTGAAGGCGACCGGCAAGGTCACGCGCGGCCGGATCGCGGTTGCGATCGGCGAGGTGACGAAGGACGTCGCCGACTCGATCGGGCTGCCGAAGGCCGAAGGCGCGCTGGTCAGCAGCGTCGAGCCGGGCGGCCCGGCCGACAAGGCGGGCATCCAGCCGGGCGACATCATCCTGAAGTTCAACGGGCGCTCGGTCGATGCCGCATCGGACCTGCCGCGCATGGTCGGCGACACCAAGCCCGGCACGAAGGCGACCGTCACGGTCTGGCGCAAGGGCCAGTCGCGCGACGTGCCGATCGTGATCGCCGAAACGCCGTCCGATACGACCGCGAAGGCCGACCAGCGCAAGAGCACGCCGCAGAAGCCGCGCCAGAGCAACGCGCTCGGCCTGACGGTCAGCGACCTGTCGGCCGACCAGCTGAAGACGCTGAAGCTGAAGAACGGCGTGCAGGTCGACGGCGTCGACGGCCCGGCGTCGCGGGCGGGCCTGCAGCGCGGCGACATCGTGCTGCGGGTCGGCGACACCGACATCACGAGCGCGAAGCAGTTCGCCGACGTGACCTCGCAGCTCGATCCGCAGAAGCCCGTCGCGGTGCTCGTGCGGCGCGGCGACAACACGCAGTACGTGCCCGTGCGGCCGCGGCAGAAGTAA
- a CDS encoding beta-ketoacyl-ACP synthase III, giving the protein MAQSTLYSRVLGTGSYLPPDRVTNQQLTDRLAQEGIETSDEWIVARTGIHARHFAAPDVTTSDLALEASRRAIEAAGIDPQSIDLIIVATSTPDFVFPSTACLLQNKLGIKNGGAAFDVQAVCSGFAYAMATADSFIRSGQHRTALVIGAETFSRILDFKDRTTCVLFGDGAGAVILSASEEPGVLGSALHADGSYSHILCTPGNVNRGVIDGSAFLHMDGQAVFKLAVNVLEKVAIEALAKANLAPEQIDWLIPHQANIRIMTSTCRKLGLPQERMVVTVGEHGNTSAASIPLALDAAVRDGRIQRGQHVLIEGVGGGFTWGASVFRY; this is encoded by the coding sequence ATGGCCCAATCGACTCTCTATTCCCGCGTGCTCGGCACGGGCAGCTACCTGCCGCCCGACCGTGTCACGAACCAGCAGCTCACCGATCGTCTCGCGCAGGAAGGCATCGAGACGAGCGATGAATGGATCGTCGCGCGCACCGGCATCCACGCGCGCCATTTCGCCGCACCGGACGTCACGACGAGCGATCTGGCGCTCGAGGCATCGCGTCGCGCGATCGAGGCTGCCGGCATCGATCCGCAGTCGATCGACCTGATCATCGTCGCGACTTCGACCCCCGATTTCGTGTTCCCGAGCACCGCATGCCTGCTGCAGAACAAGCTCGGCATCAAGAACGGCGGCGCGGCATTCGACGTGCAGGCCGTGTGCTCGGGTTTTGCGTATGCGATGGCGACGGCCGACAGCTTCATCCGCAGCGGCCAGCACCGCACGGCGCTCGTGATCGGCGCCGAGACGTTCTCCCGGATTCTCGACTTCAAGGACCGCACGACCTGCGTGCTGTTCGGCGACGGCGCGGGCGCGGTGATCCTGTCCGCATCGGAAGAGCCGGGCGTGCTCGGCAGCGCGCTGCACGCGGACGGCAGCTATTCGCACATCCTGTGCACGCCGGGCAACGTGAACCGCGGCGTGATCGACGGCAGCGCCTTCCTGCACATGGATGGGCAGGCCGTGTTCAAGCTCGCGGTCAACGTGCTCGAGAAAGTCGCGATCGAGGCGCTCGCGAAGGCGAATCTCGCGCCCGAGCAGATCGACTGGCTGATCCCGCACCAGGCCAACATCCGCATCATGACCAGCACCTGCCGCAAGCTCGGCCTGCCGCAGGAGCGCATGGTCGTGACGGTCGGCGAGCACGGCAACACATCGGCTGCGTCGATCCCGCTCGCACTCGACGCCGCGGTGCGCGACGGCCGCATCCAGCGCGGCCAGCACGTGCTGATCGAAGGCGTCGGCGGCGGCTTTACCTGGGGCGCATCGGTCTTCCGCTACTGA